The following are encoded together in the Bacillus sp. V2I10 genome:
- a CDS encoding sigma-w pathway protein ysdB translates to MIVILLRLLLLVLIVFVLYSLAKYVLNPKRKLELAQEKKQFFLLDERDNVRKNFLLTYKGVLFEGEKYLGTTDQAFEVVSIFIWTESLSKLQGLSLSDFEFVEEKVRERYPHASLDWKSPVKEFLLKSQKP, encoded by the coding sequence ATGATAGTAATCCTGTTACGATTACTTTTGCTTGTTCTTATTGTCTTTGTCCTATATTCTCTTGCAAAATATGTGCTGAATCCCAAGCGGAAGCTTGAGCTTGCACAGGAAAAAAAGCAGTTTTTTCTGCTTGATGAACGTGACAATGTGCGCAAAAACTTCTTGTTAACTTACAAGGGTGTTTTGTTCGAAGGCGAGAAATACCTTGGAACAACAGATCAGGCGTTTGAGGTTGTATCCATCTTTATTTGGACCGAAAGCCTAAGTAAACTTCAAGGGCTCTCCCTCTCTGATTTTGAATTTGTAGAAGAAAAAGTGAGGGAACGATATCCTCATGCTTCTCTTGATTGGAAAAGTCCCGTGAAAGAATTCTTGTTAAAAAGCCAAAAGCCGTGA
- a CDS encoding dUTP diphosphatase has protein sequence MNLLKLIEMQKDLDLKIEKQHGLEEEPLLEKKILALLVEVGELANETRCFKFWSLKPPAETSVILEEYVDGIHFILSLGIEIGMTEGYEFELLDEEISLTAHFVHVYEKIAQFEKSHSEAHYLEMFQQYLLLGKVLGFSAEDIEAAYVKKNEVNHDRQKQGY, from the coding sequence ATGAATTTATTGAAATTGATTGAGATGCAGAAGGACCTTGATTTGAAAATTGAAAAACAGCACGGCCTGGAAGAGGAACCGCTGCTTGAAAAGAAAATTTTAGCTTTGCTAGTTGAAGTTGGCGAACTTGCCAATGAAACAAGGTGCTTTAAATTTTGGAGTTTAAAACCTCCAGCTGAAACAAGCGTCATTCTTGAGGAGTATGTGGATGGCATACATTTCATTTTATCGCTTGGAATTGAGATTGGCATGACAGAGGGTTATGAATTTGAACTGCTCGATGAAGAAATTTCTTTAACAGCACATTTTGTTCATGTATATGAAAAGATAGCGCAGTTTGAAAAAAGCCATTCTGAAGCACACTATCTTGAAATGTTTCAGCAGTATCTTTTGCTTGGAAAAGTTCTTGGATTTTCGGCTGAAGATATTGAGGCTGCTTATGTTAAAAAGAATGAAGTAAACCATGATCGTCAAAAACAGGGCTATTAA
- a CDS encoding M42 family metallopeptidase, which yields MAKLDETLQMLKDLTDAKGIPGNEREPREVMRKYITAYADEVTTDGLGSLIAKKTGKEGGPKIMVAGHLDEVGFMVTQIDDKGFLRFQTVGGWWSQVMLAQRVTITTKKGDVTGVIGSKPPHILPPEVRKKTVDIKDMFIDIGASSREEAMEFGVLPGDQIVPYFEFTVMNNEKMLLAKAWDNRIGCAIAIDVLKGLKDAEHPNVVYGVGTIQEEVGLRGARTSAHAIQPDIGFGVDVGIAGDTPGISEKEASSKMGEGPQIILYDASMVSHKGLRDFVVGVADELSIPYQFDAIAGGGTDSGAIHMTANGVPALSITIATRYIHSHAAMLHRDDYENAVKLITEVIKRLDEETVKTITFD from the coding sequence ATGGCGAAATTAGATGAAACACTGCAGATGCTGAAAGATTTAACAGATGCAAAAGGCATTCCCGGCAATGAAAGAGAGCCGAGAGAAGTCATGAGGAAATACATAACGGCATATGCCGATGAGGTTACGACAGACGGTCTTGGGAGCTTAATCGCCAAAAAAACAGGCAAAGAAGGCGGCCCGAAAATTATGGTTGCCGGCCACTTAGATGAAGTAGGCTTTATGGTCACGCAAATTGATGATAAAGGATTTCTTCGTTTTCAGACGGTTGGCGGATGGTGGTCACAGGTTATGCTTGCACAGCGTGTGACGATCACTACAAAAAAAGGGGATGTTACAGGTGTTATCGGTTCTAAACCGCCGCACATCCTTCCTCCTGAAGTGAGAAAAAAAACGGTCGACATTAAAGATATGTTTATTGATATAGGGGCATCAAGCCGTGAAGAAGCAATGGAGTTCGGTGTCTTGCCTGGAGATCAAATCGTCCCGTATTTTGAATTTACGGTTATGAACAATGAAAAGATGCTGCTTGCAAAAGCGTGGGATAACCGCATCGGCTGTGCAATTGCAATTGATGTCCTAAAAGGGCTGAAAGATGCTGAACATCCAAATGTTGTATATGGTGTGGGTACGATTCAAGAGGAAGTAGGGCTTCGCGGAGCACGTACGTCAGCACATGCCATACAGCCTGATATTGGATTTGGCGTTGATGTTGGAATCGCTGGTGATACACCAGGAATTTCAGAGAAAGAAGCATCAAGTAAAATGGGTGAAGGCCCGCAAATTATTCTTTATGACGCATCAATGGTGTCTCATAAAGGATTGCGTGATTTTGTTGTAGGTGTTGCCGATGAACTCAGCATCCCATATCAATTTGACGCGATTGCAGGCGGAGGAACAGATTCAGGCGCAATCCATATGACAGCGAATGGCGTTCCGGCTCTTTCCATTACGATTGCTACTAGATATATCCACTCTCATGCTGCCATGCTGCATCGGGATGATTATGAAAATGCAGTGAAATTAATTACTGAGGTTATTAAACGTTTAGACGAAGAAACCGTTAAAACGATTACCTTTGATTAA
- the sspI gene encoding small acid-soluble spore protein SspI, producing the protein MDLNLRNAIISNVSGNDQGQLEDTIVDAIQNGEEKMLPGLGVLFEVIWQNSSEDEKNEMLTILEEGLKKK; encoded by the coding sequence TTGGATTTAAATCTAAGAAATGCCATTATCTCAAATGTATCAGGCAATGATCAAGGTCAGCTTGAGGATACGATTGTAGATGCGATTCAAAACGGCGAAGAAAAAATGCTTCCTGGCTTAGGCGTTCTGTTCGAAGTGATCTGGCAGAATTCAAGCGAGGATGAGAAAAATGAAATGCTGACGATTCTTGAAGAAGGTTTAAAGAAGAAATAA
- a CDS encoding RNA methyltransferase, with protein sequence MKRIESIQNQKVKQWRKLHTKKERDTTNTFLIEGLHLVEEALKDKSVIKELIISEEASIPSHWNADDLPIIYVTKEIMKAISETESPQGAAAVCVQSEKHEISAWKKVVLIDAIQDPGNLGTIIRTADAAGMDGVILGDGTVDAYNSKVVRSSQGSIFHIPIVKRKLNEAISELKLQNVSIYGTSLQNGVDYRKTEAAASFGLLIGNEGSGVNKEYLQLTDQNLYIPILGKAESLNAGIAAGILMYHCIGSK encoded by the coding sequence GTGAAACGAATTGAATCTATACAAAATCAAAAAGTAAAGCAGTGGCGTAAATTACATACCAAAAAAGAACGTGACACAACGAATACATTTTTAATTGAAGGCTTGCATTTAGTAGAAGAAGCCTTAAAAGATAAATCAGTGATTAAAGAATTGATCATTTCAGAAGAAGCATCCATTCCATCTCATTGGAATGCGGATGATCTGCCGATTATATATGTCACGAAAGAAATCATGAAAGCTATCTCTGAAACAGAATCGCCTCAGGGTGCAGCTGCAGTCTGTGTTCAATCAGAAAAGCACGAAATCAGTGCCTGGAAAAAGGTCGTGCTGATAGATGCCATTCAGGATCCGGGGAATCTTGGAACAATCATCAGGACTGCAGATGCAGCAGGGATGGATGGAGTCATTCTTGGAGACGGAACTGTGGATGCATACAATTCAAAGGTTGTCCGTTCCAGTCAGGGATCAATCTTTCATATTCCAATTGTAAAAAGAAAATTGAATGAGGCAATCTCAGAGCTTAAACTGCAAAATGTCTCTATATACGGAACCTCGCTTCAAAATGGTGTTGATTACCGCAAAACCGAAGCAGCAGCTTCATTTGGTCTTCTTATTGGCAATGAGGGAAGCGGAGTAAATAAAGAATATCTACAGCTCACTGATCAAAATCTGTACATTCCGATTCTAGGAAAAGCAGAATCCTTAAATGCAGGAATTGCAGCGGGCATTCTTATGTATCATTGTATAGGAAGTAAATAA
- the pheS gene encoding phenylalanine--tRNA ligase subunit alpha, whose amino-acid sequence MQEQLKQLQLEALEKIQTANDLKSLNDIRVSYLGKKGPITEALRGMGKLSAEERPLMGALANEVRESIATSIAAKQEGLEEAAVEEKLAAETIDVTLPGRPVRSGNHHPITAVIEEIEDLFLGMGYSVEEGPEVETDYFNFEALNLPKGHPARDMQDSFYITDETLLRTHTSPVQARTMQKYKGQGPVKIICPGKVYRRDNDDATHSHQFTQIEGLVIDENISMSDLKGTLEAFAKKMFGEDREIRLRPSFFPFTEPSVEIDVSCFACGGHGCNVCKGTGWIEILGAGMVHPNVLEMAGFDSKKYSGFAFGMGPERIAMLKYGIDDIRHYYTNDVRFLKQFKRA is encoded by the coding sequence ATGCAGGAGCAACTGAAACAGCTTCAGTTAGAAGCACTTGAAAAAATACAAACAGCTAATGATTTAAAAAGCCTGAATGACATCCGTGTCTCATACTTAGGCAAAAAAGGACCGATTACAGAAGCGCTTCGCGGTATGGGAAAACTATCTGCAGAAGAGCGTCCGTTAATGGGTGCTCTTGCAAATGAGGTCCGCGAAAGCATTGCAACAAGCATTGCAGCAAAACAGGAGGGACTTGAGGAAGCTGCGGTTGAGGAAAAATTGGCAGCAGAAACAATCGATGTAACTCTTCCTGGACGCCCGGTCCGATCTGGAAACCATCATCCTATTACAGCTGTTATTGAGGAAATTGAAGATCTTTTCCTCGGAATGGGCTATTCAGTTGAAGAAGGCCCTGAAGTTGAAACGGATTATTTTAACTTTGAAGCATTGAACCTTCCTAAAGGACATCCTGCCCGGGATATGCAGGATTCATTCTACATTACAGATGAAACGCTGCTTCGTACACATACATCCCCTGTTCAGGCTAGAACGATGCAAAAGTATAAAGGGCAAGGTCCTGTTAAAATTATTTGTCCGGGTAAAGTGTACCGCCGCGACAACGATGATGCGACACATTCTCATCAATTCACTCAAATTGAAGGGTTAGTGATCGATGAAAACATCAGCATGAGCGATTTAAAAGGAACGCTGGAAGCCTTTGCTAAAAAGATGTTTGGTGAGGACAGAGAAATTCGTTTGCGCCCAAGTTTCTTCCCATTTACAGAGCCTTCAGTCGAGATTGATGTTTCATGCTTTGCATGCGGAGGACATGGATGCAATGTATGTAAGGGCACTGGCTGGATTGAAATTTTAGGTGCAGGAATGGTTCATCCGAACGTGCTTGAAATGGCTGGATTTGACTCGAAAAAATACAGCGGATTTGCATTTGGAATGGGACCTGAGCGCATTGCCATGCTGAAATACGGCATTGACGATATTCGCCACTATTACACAAATGATGTACGTTTCTTAAAACAATTTAAAAGAGCATAA